The Deinococcus koreensis genome window below encodes:
- a CDS encoding response regulator yields the protein MIRVCIVEDQTLVRQGLRSMLALPGDMDVVAEAEDGVQAVALLPALRPDVLLLDYRMPRMDGLEVLRRLGAQGALPPTLILTTFEDDDLLISGVEAGARGYLLKDVSLEILLQAIRTVARGGRWLQPVTTERVRAPEGPGAGWPGDPVTLTEREQEVLRLMAGGFSNREIAGLITTTEGTIKGYVSNILSKMGVRDRTRAVLRAMEIQLL from the coding sequence ATGATCCGCGTGTGCATCGTGGAAGACCAGACGCTGGTGCGTCAGGGGCTGCGCAGCATGCTGGCCCTCCCGGGCGATATGGACGTGGTCGCGGAGGCCGAGGACGGGGTGCAGGCGGTGGCGCTGCTACCGGCGCTCAGACCCGACGTGCTGCTGCTCGACTACCGTATGCCCCGGATGGACGGTCTGGAGGTGCTGCGGCGCCTGGGCGCCCAGGGCGCTCTGCCGCCCACCCTGATCCTAACCACCTTCGAGGACGACGATCTGCTCATCAGCGGGGTGGAGGCCGGGGCCCGCGGCTACCTGCTCAAGGACGTCTCGCTGGAGATCCTGCTCCAGGCGATCCGCACCGTGGCGCGCGGGGGGCGCTGGCTGCAGCCGGTGACCACCGAGCGCGTCCGGGCGCCGGAGGGCCCCGGTGCGGGCTGGCCCGGGGATCCCGTCACCCTCACCGAGCGCGAGCAGGAGGTATTGCGCCTGATGGCCGGGGGCTTCAGCAACCGCGAGATCGCCGGGCTGATCACCACCACCGAGGGCACCATCAAGGGCTACGTCTCGAACATCCTCTCCAAGATGGGAGTGCGCGACCGCACGCGGGCCGTGCTGCGGGCCATGGAGATCCAGCTCCTGTAG
- a CDS encoding polymer-forming cytoskeletal protein: MGVDGRDNRLRPGGETWLDLLHREAEGDLNPAEQRALAALPNQPEIDQQRRRLAHAAATLRGLPPPALPHTLATRLAADVAVSVRLSAAPPPPRSVAAEVAGQVALAAALQAQAPRLPHSVAAAVAAEVRADALLGQLASPGSPASIAAAAGSEVSWSARLHAPVPPMPRSVAADVVARLGEPQTSASRPTPAPLPALSAPTSEPGAALALSTPRRNPAPLTLVVALMVGLTLLAVTTAWPNLAAGALVLRTLLAQVSPLAGVGLALLLITSALVTWRPGPAAQWAGAGAFALSALLTLPAVADVAARGDIRFGQDVTVTGAVSGNVIAVGGHVYLNSGARVRGEVVTLLGDVYRDPGAQVGGHVSALLGQAPGDPAALQTAPPEGIGMATAAAFRPVLGWLGSAAWPQVFVTLTGGALLLLFVAGLAPLLARRQRHAPIRTLALGVLILAALLLPALGLALAGLLGPALVACALAGVLIALGLSVSAYDAGRTLALRLRLPVPDAVGALLGLSAVAASLSEPPLALSLALVGGAWGAGTLLLTRGPRAA, from the coding sequence ATGGGCGTGGATGGTCGCGACAACCGATTGAGGCCGGGCGGGGAGACCTGGCTCGATCTGCTGCACCGCGAGGCCGAGGGCGACCTGAACCCGGCCGAGCAGCGCGCCCTGGCCGCCCTGCCGAACCAGCCCGAGATCGACCAGCAGCGCCGCCGGCTGGCCCACGCGGCCGCGACCCTGCGGGGCCTGCCCCCACCGGCGCTGCCCCACACCCTGGCGACCCGGCTGGCCGCCGACGTGGCCGTGAGCGTGCGCCTGAGCGCCGCCCCGCCCCCGCCCCGCAGCGTGGCGGCCGAGGTCGCCGGCCAGGTCGCGCTCGCGGCCGCGCTGCAGGCCCAGGCTCCCCGCCTCCCCCACAGCGTCGCGGCGGCCGTGGCGGCCGAGGTGCGCGCGGACGCGCTGCTGGGTCAGCTCGCCTCCCCCGGATCGCCGGCCAGCATCGCGGCCGCGGCCGGCTCGGAAGTGTCCTGGTCGGCCCGCCTGCACGCCCCTGTACCCCCCATGCCGCGCTCGGTGGCGGCCGACGTGGTGGCCCGCCTGGGTGAGCCGCAGACGTCCGCCTCCCGGCCCACCCCGGCACCTCTCCCGGCTCTCTCGGCTCCCACCTCGGAGCCGGGGGCCGCCCTGGCCCTGAGCACGCCGCGCCGCAACCCCGCGCCCCTGACCCTGGTGGTCGCGCTGATGGTCGGGCTGACCCTGCTGGCCGTGACGACCGCCTGGCCCAATCTGGCCGCCGGGGCGCTGGTGCTCCGAACCCTGCTCGCCCAGGTCTCGCCGCTGGCGGGCGTGGGCCTGGCCCTGCTGCTGATCACGTCCGCGCTGGTGACCTGGCGCCCGGGCCCCGCCGCGCAGTGGGCCGGGGCCGGGGCCTTCGCCCTGAGCGCCCTGCTGACCCTGCCGGCGGTGGCCGACGTGGCCGCCCGTGGCGACATCCGCTTCGGACAGGACGTGACCGTGACGGGGGCGGTGAGCGGCAACGTGATCGCGGTGGGCGGCCACGTGTACCTGAACTCGGGCGCCCGCGTGCGCGGCGAGGTCGTGACCCTGCTGGGCGACGTGTACCGCGACCCCGGCGCGCAGGTCGGCGGCCACGTCTCGGCCCTGCTGGGGCAGGCGCCCGGTGACCCCGCCGCGCTGCAGACCGCGCCCCCCGAAGGCATCGGCATGGCCACCGCCGCCGCCTTCCGGCCCGTGCTGGGCTGGCTGGGCAGCGCGGCGTGGCCGCAGGTCTTCGTGACCCTGACCGGCGGCGCGCTGCTGCTGCTGTTCGTGGCCGGGCTGGCGCCGCTGCTGGCCCGCCGGCAGCGGCACGCGCCCATCCGTACCCTGGCGCTGGGGGTGCTGATCCTGGCGGCGCTGCTGCTGCCCGCGCTGGGGCTGGCGCTGGCCGGGTTGCTGGGCCCCGCCCTGGTCGCCTGCGCCCTGGCCGGGGTGCTGATCGCCCTGGGCCTGAGCGTCAGCGCCTACGACGCGGGCCGCACCCTGGCCCTGCGCCTGCGCCTGCCTGTCCCCGACGCGGTGGGCGCCCTGCTGGGCCTGAGCGCGGTGGCCGCCAGCCTGAGCGAGCCGCCCCTGGCGCTGAGCCTGGCCCTGGTGGGCGGCGCCTGGGGCGCGGGCACGCTGCTGCTCACCCGGGGGCCCCGCGCGGCGTAA
- a CDS encoding YceD family protein: protein MTDSPLIHLGSLLRADEDAHAEGTLDHLQYEQGGVAHTLPFAEPASFEVDVNSLGGSEMYLQGSFEPVLTMDCARCLREVLVPLEITLGTLLRYDPSADAPYLEEAETGEEVLVFGDPNLDLSAYLAETTLLAAPLSVLHDPECRGLCQVCGHDLNLGPCEHMAQVPVEEIDDDLGIPEGSGHAKQNPFAALRDLKLPDE from the coding sequence ATGACCGATTCGCCCCTTATTCATCTGGGTTCCCTGCTGCGCGCCGACGAGGACGCGCACGCGGAAGGCACCCTGGATCACCTCCAGTACGAGCAGGGCGGAGTCGCCCACACCCTGCCCTTCGCCGAGCCCGCCTCCTTCGAGGTGGATGTCAACTCGCTGGGCGGCAGCGAGATGTACCTGCAGGGCTCCTTCGAGCCGGTGCTGACCATGGACTGCGCCCGCTGTCTGCGCGAGGTGCTGGTGCCCCTGGAGATCACGCTGGGCACGCTGCTGCGCTACGACCCCTCGGCCGACGCGCCCTATCTGGAAGAGGCCGAGACCGGCGAGGAGGTGCTGGTCTTCGGCGACCCCAACCTGGATCTCAGCGCCTACCTGGCCGAAACGACCCTGCTGGCCGCGCCGCTGAGCGTGCTGCACGACCCGGAGTGCAGGGGGCTGTGCCAGGTTTGCGGCCACGACCTGAACCTGGGGCCCTGCGAGCACATGGCGCAGGTGCCGGTCGAGGAGATCGACGACGACCTGGGCATCCCGGAAGGCAGCGGCCACGCCAAGCAGAACCCCTTCGCGGCCCTGCGCGACCTGAAGCTGCCGGACGAGTGA
- a CDS encoding glucose-1-phosphate thymidylyltransferase, protein MKAIIPAAGLGTRLRPLTYTRPKPVLRVAGQPIIRHAIRTLQQAGITEIGVVVSDITREEIQHALRNVEGVSITLINQHEQLGLGHAVLIARDWVGDSDFCVYLGDNLFEHGALPFVERFRAERPEALIALVEVADPTSFGVAEMSGERITRLVEKPKDPPSNMAVAGLYCFTPAIFQVLQDMPPSARGEYEITDGIQRLIEGEYAVLGQAVRGWWKDTGRPDDLLDANRLLLERIETDIRGTVEDSVLTGRVVVPPTSRVTRSKIVGPVLLAEGVIIEDAYIGPFTSIGKGSVIRAAEVEHSVIDEGASIQFVHRRLQDCLIGVRAQVRGDRTMPRTHKLTISDASVVELV, encoded by the coding sequence ATGAAAGCGATCATCCCGGCAGCCGGTTTGGGCACGCGTCTGCGTCCACTCACCTACACGAGGCCCAAGCCCGTTCTGCGGGTGGCGGGGCAGCCCATCATCCGCCACGCCATCCGCACCCTGCAGCAGGCCGGCATCACCGAGATCGGGGTGGTCGTCTCGGACATCACGCGTGAGGAGATCCAGCACGCGCTTCGCAACGTGGAAGGCGTGAGCATCACGCTGATCAACCAGCACGAGCAGCTGGGCCTGGGCCACGCGGTGCTGATCGCCCGCGACTGGGTGGGCGATTCGGATTTCTGCGTCTACCTGGGCGACAACCTCTTCGAGCACGGTGCCCTGCCCTTCGTCGAGCGCTTCCGCGCCGAGCGCCCCGAGGCGCTGATCGCGCTGGTCGAGGTCGCCGATCCCACCTCCTTCGGGGTGGCGGAGATGAGCGGCGAGCGCATCACGCGGCTGGTGGAAAAGCCCAAGGATCCGCCCAGCAACATGGCGGTGGCGGGGCTGTACTGCTTCACGCCGGCCATCTTCCAGGTGCTGCAGGACATGCCGCCCTCGGCGCGCGGCGAGTACGAGATCACCGACGGCATCCAGCGCCTGATCGAGGGGGAATACGCCGTGCTGGGTCAGGCCGTCAGGGGCTGGTGGAAGGACACCGGGCGCCCGGACGACCTGCTCGACGCCAACCGCCTGCTGCTGGAGCGCATCGAGACCGATATCCGCGGCACCGTGGAGGACTCGGTGCTCACCGGACGGGTGGTGGTGCCGCCGACCTCGCGCGTGACCCGCTCCAAGATCGTGGGGCCGGTGCTGCTGGCCGAGGGCGTGATCATCGAGGACGCCTACATCGGGCCGTTCACGTCCATCGGCAAGGGCAGCGTGATCCGCGCCGCCGAGGTCGAGCACTCGGTCATCGACGAGGGCGCCAGCATCCAGTTCGTCCACCGCCGCCTGCAGGACTGCCTGATCGGCGTGCGCGCCCAGGTGCGCGGCGACCGCACCATGCCGCGCACCCACAAGCTGACGATTTCCGATGCCAGCGTGGTCGAACTGGTCTGA
- a CDS encoding CinA family nicotinamide mononucleotide deamidase-related protein, whose translation MLLAEIISVGTELLFGEIVDSNAAFLARELGARGVTLHRKTVLGDNLERLTGAIQTALGRADLLILGGGLGPTDDDLTREAIAAALNETPQEDPALLSWLEGLYTARGRVMPAINRKQTWLIPSAEALPNPVGTAPGWFVRTAAGKLIVALPGPPREMQRMWAQQVLPRLPLPSRALLHTTVHTQGIGESNVAELLAELTKSANPSVATYARKTGVDVRVAASADSEAAARALLDPVLTQVRGLLGRWTWGEDADTLAGALGRALQGRTLSVIEAGSAGLLSTLLADEPGFLDAAVTQDHRRLITLGLTPVTLQGAGLVSEQAARELAAGAREHLGAEVGLAVVVQAGGEQAGQAYAALHADDLQKSLGLNWPGDPAQIRERAAVAALALAYRTLRPGGWDA comes from the coding sequence ATGCTTCTAGCAGAAATTATCAGCGTAGGCACAGAGTTGCTGTTCGGCGAAATCGTCGACAGTAATGCCGCGTTCCTGGCGCGTGAGCTGGGAGCGCGGGGGGTCACGCTGCACCGCAAAACCGTGCTGGGGGACAACCTGGAGCGCCTGACCGGTGCCATCCAGACGGCGCTGGGCCGCGCCGACCTGCTCATCCTGGGCGGCGGCCTGGGCCCCACCGACGACGACCTGACCCGCGAGGCGATCGCCGCCGCGCTGAATGAGACCCCGCAGGAAGACCCGGCGCTGCTGAGCTGGCTGGAAGGGCTGTACACGGCGCGCGGCCGGGTCATGCCGGCCATCAACCGCAAGCAGACCTGGCTCATTCCCAGCGCCGAGGCCCTGCCCAACCCGGTCGGCACGGCGCCCGGCTGGTTCGTGCGGACGGCGGCAGGCAAGCTGATCGTGGCCCTGCCCGGCCCGCCCCGCGAGATGCAGCGCATGTGGGCCCAGCAGGTGCTGCCCCGGCTGCCCCTGCCCAGCCGCGCGCTGCTGCACACCACCGTCCACACCCAGGGCATCGGGGAGAGCAACGTGGCCGAACTGCTGGCAGAACTGACGAAAAGCGCCAACCCCAGCGTCGCGACCTACGCCCGCAAGACCGGCGTGGACGTGCGCGTGGCCGCCAGCGCCGACAGCGAGGCGGCGGCCCGCGCGCTGCTCGACCCCGTCCTGACCCAGGTGCGCGGCCTGCTGGGCCGGTGGACATGGGGCGAAGATGCCGACACCCTGGCCGGGGCCCTTGGCCGCGCCCTGCAGGGCCGCACGCTGAGCGTGATCGAGGCGGGCAGCGCCGGCCTGCTCAGCACCCTGCTGGCCGACGAGCCCGGCTTTCTGGACGCCGCCGTCACGCAGGATCACCGCCGGCTGATCACCCTGGGCCTGACCCCGGTCACGCTGCAGGGCGCCGGGCTGGTCAGCGAGCAGGCGGCGCGGGAACTGGCGGCCGGGGCGCGCGAGCACCTGGGCGCCGAGGTCGGTCTGGCGGTGGTCGTGCAGGCGGGGGGCGAGCAGGCCGGGCAGGCCTACGCCGCCCTGCACGCCGACGACCTCCAGAAGTCGCTGGGCCTGAACTGGCCGGGCGACCCCGCTCAGATCCGCGAACGCGCCGCCGTGGCCGCGCTGGCCCTGGCCTACCGCACCCTGCGCCCCGGCGGGTGGGACGCATGA
- a CDS encoding phospholipase A2 — MTVQRTCLLLLGTLTLASCGQQAGMPAASAPTTDTAPAAATPTNLDSAQLAALRARIAQMQSLQADVQAGRVPAPVDDAGKAIDLNQLILDLQADLREGLSPRPLPAAQPGAGLSAQAAPYALSTYTTIAATNTFRSRYWTLRGAFPRFNWGNDGCSGPAGYTGWSDEFFWPCVQHDFGYRNARFYPSRMNEADRHWIDGQFKQHMQAVCDTLGWRKPFCYVAAQAFYTAVYLRGGSSYY; from the coding sequence ATGACCGTTCAACGCACCTGCCTGCTGCTGCTCGGCACCCTCACCCTCGCCTCCTGCGGACAGCAGGCAGGGATGCCGGCCGCCTCCGCACCGACCACGGACACCGCTCCCGCCGCGGCCACCCCCACCAATCTGGACAGCGCGCAGCTGGCGGCCCTGCGCGCCCGTATCGCACAGATGCAGAGCCTGCAGGCCGACGTGCAGGCTGGCCGCGTGCCCGCCCCCGTGGACGACGCCGGGAAGGCCATCGACCTGAACCAGCTCATCCTGGATCTGCAGGCGGATCTGCGGGAGGGCCTCAGCCCCCGCCCCCTCCCGGCCGCCCAGCCGGGTGCCGGGCTCTCCGCCCAGGCGGCGCCCTACGCCCTGTCGACCTACACGACCATCGCGGCGACCAATACCTTCCGCTCCCGGTACTGGACGCTGCGCGGCGCCTTCCCGCGCTTCAACTGGGGCAACGACGGCTGCAGCGGCCCGGCCGGCTACACCGGCTGGAGCGACGAATTCTTCTGGCCCTGCGTGCAGCACGACTTCGGCTACCGCAACGCACGCTTCTACCCCAGCCGCATGAACGAGGCAGACCGCCACTGGATCGACGGCCAGTTCAAGCAGCACATGCAGGCGGTATGCGACACGCTGGGCTGGCGCAAACCCTTCTGCTACGTCGCCGCCCAGGCCTTCTACACGGCCGTGTACCTGCGGGGCGGTTCGTCCTACTACTGA
- a CDS encoding four-helix bundle copper-binding protein, which translates to MNPQLIQECIDACLACLAACEHCASACLDEPDIDMMRGCIRLDRDCADACAFTARLLMRGSALHPRACALCAEACAACAEECEKHAAHHDHCRRCAEACRACEAACRRLVA; encoded by the coding sequence ATGAACCCGCAGCTGATCCAGGAGTGTATCGACGCCTGCCTCGCCTGTCTGGCCGCCTGTGAGCACTGTGCCAGCGCCTGCCTGGACGAGCCCGATATCGACATGATGCGCGGCTGTATCCGCCTCGACCGCGATTGTGCCGACGCCTGCGCGTTCACGGCCCGGCTGCTGATGCGCGGCAGCGCCCTGCACCCGCGGGCCTGCGCGCTGTGTGCCGAGGCCTGCGCGGCCTGCGCCGAGGAATGTGAGAAGCACGCCGCCCACCACGATCACTGCCGCCGGTGCGCCGAGGCCTGCCGCGCCTGCGAAGCCGCCTGCCGCCGTCTGGTCGCCTGA
- a CDS encoding histidine kinase, translating to MPVSPPASAVLPDFFRLRWPRRLFPARLPEVVVPPDEGALDEIRRVIRLTGLVLWGALSLHSLLVEPIRDHLQRAEVLRWGVADLAFLAVFLLTIQRPVTPGARRLSLHLIALQTVLALVANALLRGSSIQAGLLIVVAGQLGLLLPWRPAVGWVLAQSGTLLWVLLTHWKHDLDAWAFSTGYLCFQLFAVTTAQTAVREVQARQALAAVVEELQATRALLSEASRQAERLQISRELHDLLGHHLTALGMNLQVAAHQLPASPARDHVLTAQGVAQQLLGDVRTAVRGMRDTASCDFPQELGRIVAGTPLQVHLKLADDLHLTCPITSQVLLRSVQEILTNAARHARARQVWLDVQRDGQSVHLRAHDDGHGKEASRLRFGCGLNGMRERLESLGGSLAVQARPGRGLSLHATLPLRRLT from the coding sequence ATGCCCGTGTCGCCCCCCGCGTCCGCTGTTCTGCCCGACTTTTTCCGCCTCCGCTGGCCCCGGCGCCTGTTTCCCGCGCGGCTGCCGGAGGTGGTCGTGCCGCCCGACGAGGGCGCCCTGGACGAGATCCGGCGGGTCATCCGGCTGACCGGGCTGGTGCTGTGGGGCGCGCTCTCGCTGCACTCGCTGCTGGTCGAGCCCATCCGCGACCACCTGCAGCGGGCCGAGGTGCTGCGCTGGGGGGTGGCCGACCTGGCCTTCTTAGCGGTGTTCCTGCTGACCATCCAGCGCCCGGTCACGCCCGGCGCCCGGCGGCTGAGCCTGCACCTGATCGCGCTGCAGACCGTGCTGGCCCTGGTGGCCAACGCCCTGCTGCGCGGCAGTTCCATCCAGGCCGGGCTGCTGATCGTGGTGGCCGGCCAGCTGGGCCTGCTGCTGCCCTGGCGCCCCGCGGTGGGCTGGGTGCTGGCGCAGTCGGGCACCCTGCTGTGGGTACTGCTCACGCACTGGAAACACGATCTGGACGCCTGGGCCTTCAGCACCGGCTACCTGTGTTTCCAGCTGTTCGCCGTGACCACCGCCCAGACCGCCGTGCGCGAGGTGCAGGCCCGCCAGGCGCTGGCGGCGGTCGTGGAGGAACTGCAGGCCACGCGGGCGCTGCTCAGCGAGGCCAGCCGGCAGGCCGAGCGCCTGCAGATCTCGCGCGAACTGCACGATCTGCTGGGCCACCACCTGACCGCCCTGGGGATGAACCTGCAGGTGGCCGCCCACCAGTTGCCGGCCAGCCCGGCCCGCGACCACGTGCTCACCGCGCAGGGGGTGGCGCAGCAGCTGCTGGGCGATGTCCGCACCGCCGTGCGCGGGATGCGCGACACGGCCAGCTGCGATTTTCCGCAGGAGCTGGGGCGCATCGTGGCCGGTACGCCCCTGCAGGTTCACCTGAAGCTGGCCGACGACCTGCACCTGACCTGCCCCATCACCTCGCAGGTGCTGCTGCGCTCCGTGCAGGAGATCCTGACCAACGCCGCCCGGCACGCCCGGGCCCGGCAGGTCTGGCTGGACGTGCAGCGCGACGGCCAGAGCGTGCATCTGCGGGCCCACGACGACGGCCACGGCAAGGAGGCCTCCCGCCTGCGCTTCGGCTGCGGCCTGAACGGCATGCGTGAGCGGCTGGAAAGCCTGGGCGGCAGCCTGGCCGTGCAGGCCCGCCCCGGCCGGGGCCTGAGCCTGCACGCGACCCTGCCCCTGCGGAGGCTGACATGA
- a CDS encoding GNAT family N-acetyltransferase, producing MPQLLDMPPTDPRVISLMNAQQRELRELYQDTDERTEPFDPAILSGEGCVLLAVQEGAELLACGAIKRLDQTSAEVKRMYTVPAARGRGLGRQILNELIERGRAQGYERLVLETGDLQAEAVALYERSGFTRIPNFGYYVGIENSQCYELPLKPA from the coding sequence ATGCCGCAGCTTCTGGACATGCCGCCCACCGACCCGCGCGTGATCTCGCTGATGAACGCCCAGCAGCGTGAACTGCGCGAGCTGTATCAGGATACCGACGAGCGCACCGAGCCCTTCGACCCGGCCATCCTCTCCGGCGAGGGCTGCGTGCTGCTGGCGGTGCAGGAGGGGGCCGAGCTGCTGGCCTGCGGGGCGATCAAGCGGCTGGATCAGACCTCGGCCGAGGTCAAGCGCATGTACACCGTGCCGGCGGCGCGGGGGCGCGGCCTCGGCCGCCAGATCCTGAACGAGCTGATCGAGCGGGGCCGGGCCCAGGGCTACGAACGCCTGGTGCTGGAGACCGGCGACCTGCAGGCCGAGGCCGTCGCGCTCTACGAGCGCAGCGGGTTCACCCGCATCCCCAACTTCGGTTACTACGTGGGCATCGAGAACAGCCAGTGCTACGAGCTGCCGCTGAAGCCCGCCTGA
- the moaC gene encoding cyclic pyranopterin monophosphate synthase MoaC, translating into MPEQTVSEQGTPELTHFVDGLPRMVDVTGKVATTRTASAEAWVRLPPEARAALLAGTNPKGDPLVVARLGGLAGSKRTAELILLCHPIPVTGADVQVTLEDGGVRVEATVRTTAPTGVEMEALTAATVAALNVYDMLKAASKAIEITDVRLLSKTGGKSGDYQAPAR; encoded by the coding sequence ATGCCGGAGCAGACCGTGTCGGAGCAGGGCACACCCGAGCTGACCCATTTCGTGGACGGCCTGCCGCGCATGGTGGACGTCACGGGGAAGGTGGCCACGACCCGCACGGCGAGCGCCGAGGCCTGGGTGCGCCTGCCCCCGGAGGCGCGCGCCGCGCTGCTGGCCGGCACCAATCCCAAGGGCGACCCGCTGGTGGTCGCGCGGCTGGGCGGGCTGGCGGGCAGCAAGCGCACGGCCGAGCTGATCCTGCTGTGCCACCCCATTCCCGTGACCGGCGCCGACGTGCAGGTCACGCTGGAAGACGGCGGCGTGCGGGTCGAGGCCACCGTCCGCACCACGGCGCCCACCGGCGTGGAGATGGAGGCGCTGACGGCCGCGACCGTCGCGGCGCTCAACGTCTACGACATGCTCAAGGCCGCCAGCAAGGCCATCGAGATCACGGACGTGCGCCTGCTGAGCAAGACCGGCGGCAAGAGCGGGGATTATCAGGCGCCGGCTCGCTAA
- a CDS encoding M20/M25/M40 family metallo-hydrolase encodes MTPETRPDLSAHIARGLSDLRNLVALQSVSAQGRMLLETAGAVAGLLRAEGFTVREYPGQVAPVLVAEAGSGPFTLLIYNHYDVQPEDPAGLWESPPFTLTERDGRLYGRGASDDKGEFVSRLAGLRALRERHGGQLPLRVKWLLEGEEEVGSPSLEAFVQEHAAELRADGVWWEFGSVTPEGQPILYAGLKGIVCLELRCRVAASDLHSSTGAVVDNPLFRLSRAVASLRDEEGNVTIPGFHEDIRAENQADLDAISALPGHGEALLRGYEVTRPLGTPGDYHRRMNLMPVVNINGFHGGYGGQGSKTVLPAEGMVKIDFRLVPDQQPDRVVQLLRAHLDAQGLDDIEIVELESHQHPARSDLNSPFVKVAARVAREVHGHEPLLHPSSGGSGPMYPFMQHVGAPVVAMGIGNPTGRVHAPNENILRRDFENGVRFALEFMDALGQG; translated from the coding sequence ATGACACCCGAGACCCGGCCCGACCTCTCCGCCCACATCGCGCGCGGCCTGAGCGACCTTCGCAATCTGGTGGCGCTCCAGAGCGTGTCGGCCCAGGGCCGGATGCTGCTCGAGACGGCCGGCGCCGTGGCCGGGCTGCTCCGGGCCGAGGGCTTCACGGTGCGCGAGTACCCCGGTCAGGTCGCGCCCGTGCTGGTGGCCGAGGCGGGGAGCGGCCCCTTCACCCTGCTGATCTACAACCACTACGACGTGCAGCCCGAAGACCCCGCCGGGCTGTGGGAGAGCCCGCCCTTCACGCTCACCGAGCGGGACGGCCGACTCTACGGACGCGGCGCCAGCGACGACAAGGGCGAATTCGTGTCCCGGCTGGCAGGTCTGCGGGCCCTGCGCGAGCGGCATGGCGGCCAGCTCCCCCTGCGCGTGAAGTGGCTGCTGGAGGGCGAGGAGGAGGTCGGCAGCCCCAGCCTGGAAGCCTTCGTGCAGGAACACGCCGCCGAACTCCGGGCCGACGGCGTGTGGTGGGAATTCGGCTCGGTCACTCCGGAGGGGCAGCCCATCCTGTACGCGGGCCTCAAGGGGATCGTGTGCCTGGAACTGCGCTGCCGGGTGGCCGCCAGCGACCTGCACAGCTCCACGGGCGCGGTCGTGGACAACCCCCTGTTCCGCCTGAGCCGCGCCGTGGCCTCGCTGCGCGACGAGGAGGGCAACGTGACCATCCCCGGCTTTCACGAGGACATCCGCGCCGAGAACCAGGCCGACCTGGACGCCATCTCGGCCCTGCCCGGCCACGGCGAGGCCCTGCTGCGCGGCTACGAGGTCACGCGACCCCTGGGCACCCCCGGGGACTACCACCGCCGCATGAACCTGATGCCGGTGGTGAACATCAACGGCTTCCACGGCGGCTACGGCGGCCAGGGCAGCAAGACCGTGCTGCCCGCGGAGGGTATGGTCAAGATCGACTTCCGTCTGGTGCCCGATCAGCAGCCGGACAGGGTGGTGCAGCTGCTGCGGGCCCATCTGGACGCGCAGGGCCTGGACGACATCGAGATCGTGGAGCTGGAGAGCCACCAGCACCCGGCCCGCTCCGACCTGAATTCCCCTTTCGTGAAGGTGGCCGCCCGTGTGGCGAGGGAGGTTCACGGTCACGAGCCCCTGCTGCACCCCTCTTCTGGCGGCAGTGGCCCCATGTATCCCTTCATGCAGCATGTGGGCGCCCCGGTGGTCGCCATGGGCATCGGCAACCCCACCGGCCGCGTCCACGCCCCCAACGAGAACATCCTGCGCCGCGACTTCGAGAACGGCGTGCGCTTCGCCCTGGAATTCATGGACGCGCTGGGCCAGGGGTGA